Proteins encoded within one genomic window of Triticum aestivum cultivar Chinese Spring chromosome 2D, IWGSC CS RefSeq v2.1, whole genome shotgun sequence:
- the LOC123049064 gene encoding uncharacterized protein gives MDGRNLLGAVGGAARANQNKTKIVKIAVPVLAMLLLLTAAAVSTTPDDRACLRAFFRRDMFLVFCVFVSTTTGCFLTWMAVMAPTEDSRRSYAWAAVRCFALLAINLYFALSNLPDVDDAA, from the exons ATGGATG GCCGCAATCTGCTGGGTGCTGTCGGAGGAGCTGCGAGAGCGAACCAGAACAAG ACCAAGATCGTCAAGATAGCGGTACCGGTGCTGGCCATGCTGCTGCTGCTCACGGCGGCGGCTGTCTCGACGACGCCGGACGACCGTGCCTGCCTCCGTGCCTTCTTCCGCCGCGACATGTTCCTGGTGTTCTGCGTGTTCGTGAGCACCACAACCGGCTGTTTCCTGACGTGGATGGCCGTTATGGCGCCGACGGAGGATTCCCGGCGCTCGTACGCGTGGGCCGCCGTCAGGTGCTTCGCGCTTCTTGCCATCAATCTGTACTTCGCCTTGTCCAA CCTGCCGGATGTCGACGATGCTGCCTAG